A window of the Aeromicrobium phoceense genome harbors these coding sequences:
- a CDS encoding GNAT family N-acetyltransferase, whose protein sequence is MFAFRPLVEADLGAVVSWRNEPHVLTWFPEALVDVEHARRRLVPRPTGVDPVRRWIAELGGVPVGYLQSFVVASDDDLTVRCQDPEAVAFDYLIGDPDLVDRGLGTEMIRSFCRDVLVPEYPDAPRFLAAPDARNHRSIRVLAKCGFVAGLWIQPEGAPWADVVCTAQRRLFEPTVE, encoded by the coding sequence GTGTTCGCGTTCCGCCCCCTGGTCGAGGCCGATCTGGGGGCGGTCGTGTCATGGCGCAACGAGCCGCACGTCCTGACCTGGTTCCCCGAGGCGCTTGTCGACGTCGAGCACGCGCGTCGACGCCTCGTCCCTCGGCCGACCGGTGTGGACCCGGTACGGAGGTGGATCGCCGAGCTCGGGGGAGTGCCGGTCGGCTACCTGCAGAGCTTCGTGGTCGCGTCCGACGACGACCTCACGGTGCGCTGCCAGGACCCCGAGGCGGTCGCGTTCGACTACCTGATCGGAGATCCGGACCTCGTCGACCGAGGACTGGGCACCGAGATGATCCGGAGCTTCTGTCGCGACGTGCTGGTGCCCGAGTATCCCGACGCACCCCGCTTCCTCGCCGCTCCCGACGCTCGCAACCACCGCTCGATCCGGGTGCTGGCCAAGTGCGGCTTCGTGGCCGGGCTGTGGATCCAGCCCGAGGGCGCGCCGTGGGCCGACGTGGTGTGCACGGCCCAGCGACGTCTCTTCGAGCCTACTGTCGAGTAA
- the recA gene encoding recombinase RecA: protein MASKSSTTPSNRDIAKERANKDKAIENALAQIDRSYGKGAVMRLGDQARAPIEVIPTGAVSLDVALGIGGLPRGRVVEIYGPESSGKTTVALHAVANAQKAGGVAAFIDAEHALDPEYARKLGVDTDALLVSQPDSGEQALEIADMLIRSGALDIIVIDSVAALVPRAEIDGEMGDSHVGLQARLMSQALRKMTGAINGSGTTAIFINQLREKIGVMFGSPETTTGGKALKFYASVRLDVRRIETLKDGTDMVGNRTRVKVVKNKVAPPFKQAEFDIMYGQGISREGSLIDLGVDAGFVRKAGAWYTYEGDQLGQGKENARNFLRDNPDLADEIEKRIKEHLGVGAKVDEPAADPAAVVDDLAGDLSAADF, encoded by the coding sequence ATGGCTTCCAAGAGCAGCACCACCCCCTCGAACAGGGACATCGCCAAGGAGCGAGCCAACAAGGACAAGGCGATCGAGAACGCCTTGGCCCAGATCGACCGCTCGTACGGCAAGGGTGCCGTGATGCGCCTGGGCGACCAGGCCCGCGCCCCGATCGAGGTCATCCCCACCGGCGCCGTCTCGCTCGACGTCGCGCTGGGCATCGGCGGACTGCCGCGCGGCCGCGTGGTCGAGATCTACGGGCCGGAGTCCTCGGGCAAGACCACGGTCGCCCTGCACGCGGTGGCCAACGCACAGAAGGCCGGCGGAGTGGCGGCGTTCATCGACGCCGAGCACGCGCTGGACCCCGAGTACGCCCGCAAGCTGGGTGTCGACACCGACGCGCTGCTGGTGTCCCAGCCCGACTCCGGCGAGCAGGCCCTCGAGATCGCCGACATGCTGATCCGCTCCGGCGCGCTCGACATCATCGTGATCGACTCGGTCGCCGCCCTCGTGCCCCGCGCCGAGATCGACGGTGAGATGGGCGACAGCCACGTCGGCCTGCAGGCCCGCCTGATGAGCCAGGCCCTGCGCAAGATGACCGGTGCCATCAACGGCTCGGGCACGACGGCGATCTTCATCAACCAGCTGCGCGAGAAGATCGGCGTGATGTTCGGCAGCCCCGAGACCACCACGGGCGGCAAGGCGCTGAAGTTCTACGCCTCCGTGCGCCTCGACGTGCGGCGGATCGAGACGCTCAAGGACGGCACCGACATGGTCGGCAACCGCACCCGCGTCAAGGTCGTCAAGAACAAGGTCGCGCCGCCGTTCAAGCAGGCCGAGTTCGACATCATGTACGGCCAGGGGATCAGCCGCGAGGGCAGCCTGATCGATCTCGGCGTCGACGCGGGCTTCGTCCGCAAGGCCGGCGCCTGGTACACCTACGAGGGCGACCAGCTCGGCCAGGGCAAGGAGAACGCCCGCAACTTCCTGCGCGACAACCCCGACCTCGCCGACGAAATCGAGAAGCGCATCAAGGAGCACCTCGGTGTCGGGGCGAAGGTCGACGAGCCGGCCGCGGATCCGGCGGCCGTGGTCGACGATCTGGCGGGCGACCTCTCGGCCGCTGACTTCTGA
- a CDS encoding regulatory protein RecX, with translation MIDPTDPDTDPRAVIVAGRTIAMDRLAARDRSRGELLDALARRRFPEDVAIVVVDQLESEGLVDDERFARTWVEQRSRAKGLARSVLRMELQRKGVASEVIDLVLDDVDPDAERRAAHLLVQRKLRSVQGLDQSVQVRRLTAMLARKGYAPQVAFDVVRAELDGDHVAIEST, from the coding sequence ATGATCGACCCCACGGATCCGGACACGGATCCGCGGGCGGTCATCGTCGCGGGCCGGACGATCGCGATGGATCGTCTGGCCGCGCGCGACCGCAGCCGCGGTGAGTTGCTCGACGCGCTCGCGCGTCGCAGGTTCCCCGAGGACGTGGCCATCGTCGTGGTCGACCAGCTCGAGTCCGAGGGGCTGGTCGACGACGAGCGGTTCGCCCGCACGTGGGTCGAGCAGCGCAGTCGCGCCAAGGGGCTGGCCCGCTCCGTCCTGCGGATGGAGCTGCAGCGCAAGGGCGTGGCCTCCGAGGTCATCGACCTGGTCCTGGACGACGTCGACCCCGATGCCGAGCGCCGGGCCGCGCACCTGCTGGTCCAGCGCAAGCTGCGATCCGTGCAGGGGCTCGACCAGTCCGTCCAGGTCCGTCGTCTCACCGCGATGCTCGCCCGCAAGGGCTACGCGCCGCAGGTGGCCTTCGACGTGGTCCGCGCCGAGCTCGACGGCGATCACGTGGCGATCGAGTCCACGTAG